One Candidatus Marsarchaeota archaeon DNA segment encodes these proteins:
- the speB gene encoding agmatinase: MKLLHGMAPYNLFGLEDQSYDSAKVVAVPVPYDSTTSYKAGARNGPMAIIEASRAVELYSEELGRKPSEASIFTTEELEPDVGSPERTVRRIEREIELIVADGKMPLLIGGEHTVALGAIGALAKAGKAFSVVHFDAHADSRQEFMGSKYSHACVAARARELARGVYSVGVRSTDEESAKLHSKDTLYMKDMRGMDAKTIADRIAARTEKSVYMTIDLDVLDPSEMPSVGTPEPDGMRFRQLVDVIAMLLRKKELLGFDVTELSPIPGQHAPNYLAAKLIYLIIGNAFRDRK; this comes from the coding sequence ATGAAACTGTTGCATGGCATGGCCCCGTACAACCTCTTCGGGCTTGAGGATCAGAGCTACGACTCTGCAAAGGTCGTGGCAGTGCCAGTGCCCTACGACTCGACTACCAGCTACAAGGCAGGCGCCAGGAACGGGCCAATGGCTATAATAGAGGCCAGCAGGGCCGTCGAGCTCTACAGCGAGGAGCTCGGCCGGAAGCCGAGCGAGGCAAGTATATTCACAACAGAGGAACTCGAGCCTGATGTCGGCTCGCCAGAGCGCACAGTGCGGCGCATAGAGAGGGAGATTGAGCTCATTGTGGCAGACGGGAAGATGCCGTTGCTCATCGGCGGGGAGCACACGGTCGCGCTAGGCGCGATCGGGGCGCTGGCAAAGGCGGGCAAGGCCTTCAGCGTTGTGCACTTCGACGCCCATGCCGATTCTAGGCAGGAGTTCATGGGCTCGAAATACTCGCACGCGTGCGTGGCGGCAAGGGCCCGCGAGCTGGCGAGGGGCGTGTATAGCGTTGGAGTGCGCAGCACTGACGAAGAGAGCGCGAAGCTTCACTCCAAGGATACCTTATATATGAAGGACATGCGGGGCATGGACGCCAAGACCATAGCAGACAGGATAGCAGCCAGAACCGAGAAAAGCGTATATATGACGATAGACCTTGACGTGCTCGATCCCAGCGAGATGCCGAGCGTGGGCACACCCGAACCAGACGGCATGCGCTTCAGGCAACTTGTAGATGTGATAGCCATGCTTCTGAGGAAAAAGGAGCTCCTGGGCTTCGATGTGACTGAGCTGAGCCCCATACCTGGCCAGCATGCCCCGAATTACCTAGCCGCAAAGCTCATATATCTGATAATAGGTAATGCCTTTAGGGATAGGAAATGA
- a CDS encoding ribonuclease Z: MFRATILGTSGSAPTKERGLAGVAVEYEGMLYLLDCGEGTQRQMMRFGINPYKVNAIFITHMHGDHVIGVAGIVRTLALYKRSAPLFIYVPQGFTKSLLALLQFDNAMISYPIIVEEVRSGIVRVDKNLEIRAFALNHTVKTYGYVVKEQDKHHFMKRKCDLLGIKSEMFSALAKRGSIKIGNKTVKLSAVTTLEQGRKLVYATDTRPAASTVAAAKGADLLIHESAYAEELARLAKERLHSTAKEAAGVAKKAHVKRLVLTHMSTRYTDQRVLENEAKEIFKNVEAAHDGLSITLERAKRGS, translated from the coding sequence ATGTTCAGGGCAACAATACTCGGCACATCGGGCTCGGCGCCCACGAAGGAGCGCGGGCTGGCAGGCGTGGCGGTTGAATATGAAGGCATGCTCTACCTGCTCGACTGCGGCGAGGGCACGCAGAGGCAGATGATGCGCTTCGGCATAAATCCCTACAAGGTGAACGCCATATTCATAACGCATATGCACGGCGACCATGTAATAGGCGTTGCGGGCATTGTGCGCACGCTCGCGCTCTACAAGCGCTCAGCGCCGCTTTTCATATACGTGCCCCAGGGCTTCACGAAGAGCCTGCTGGCGCTGCTGCAGTTCGACAACGCCATGATAAGCTATCCAATAATAGTCGAGGAGGTGCGTTCCGGCATTGTGCGTGTCGACAAGAACCTCGAGATAAGGGCGTTCGCGCTCAACCATACTGTAAAGACATACGGCTATGTCGTCAAGGAGCAGGACAAGCATCATTTCATGAAGCGCAAGTGCGACTTGCTCGGGATAAAGAGCGAGATGTTCTCCGCTCTAGCAAAACGCGGCTCAATAAAGATAGGGAACAAGACGGTGAAGCTGAGCGCCGTTACCACGCTGGAGCAGGGCAGGAAGCTGGTGTACGCGACTGACACGCGGCCTGCTGCATCAACTGTTGCAGCTGCCAAAGGCGCCGACCTCCTGATCCACGAATCTGCATACGCCGAGGAGCTGGCAAGGTTGGCCAAGGAGCGCCTGCACTCAACCGCAAAGGAGGCAGCAGGGGTGGCGAAGAAGGCCCATGTCAAGAGGCTGGTGCTGACCCACATGAGCACGCGCTACACGGACCAGCGCGTGCTGGAAAACGAGGCAAAGGAAATATTCAAGAATGTTGAGGCCGCACATGACGGGCTGAGCATAACGCTTGAGCGTGCGAAGAGGGGCTCGTAG